A genomic stretch from Larus michahellis chromosome 7, bLarMic1.1, whole genome shotgun sequence includes:
- the HOXD1 gene encoding homeobox protein Hox-D1: protein MDLGYFPLAFPPGLCRGAPQTPYPRRGDGAFLALGIASSAAAPPLPACAGAAGYAAAPPAAPGPGYRPTRGAGPPGFATSIFPGSSRPPPPEPGPPCPCPGAGSGGFRRLSPCPGAAPGSPAPAAAPRTFEWMRAKRSPPGRSGAAPCGGEPPACPARTSFSTRQLTELEKEFHFSRYLSRSRRLEVARSLRLRDAQVKVWFQNRRMKQKKREREALAAPAAAPMGVPGGPP from the exons ATGGACCTGGGGTACTTTCCCCTCGCCTTCCCGCCCGGGCTGTGCCGCGGGGCCCCGCAGACCCCCTACCCCCGGCGTGGGGACGGCGCCTTCTTGGCTCTGGGCATCGCGTCCAGCGCCGCGGCCCccccgctgcctgcctgtgcgggggcggcggggtacgcggccgcccccccggcagcgccgggccccGGCTACCGGCCGACCCGCGGAGCCGGGCCGCCGGGCTTCGCCACGTCCATCTTCCCCGGGagcagccgcccgccgccgccggagcccggtcccccctgcccctgccccggcgcGGGCAGCGGGGGGTTCCGGCGCCTCTCGCcctgccccggggccgcccccggctccccggcccccgcggcggcccccCGCACCTTCGAGTGGATGCGAGCGAAGCGGAGCCCGCCCGGGAGAA GCGGCGCGGCGCCGTGCGGGGGGGAACCTCCCGCCTGCCCCGCACGCACCAGCTTCAGCACCCGGCAGCTCACGGAGCTGGAGAAGGAGTTTCACTTCAGCCGGTACCTGTCGCGGTCCCGCCGCCTGGAGGTGGCCCGTTCGCTGCGCCTCCGCGACGCCCAGGTGAAGGTCTGGTTCCAGAACCGCCGCATGAAGCAGAAGAAGCGGGAGCGGGAGGCGctggccgcccccgccgccgcgcccatGGGTGTCCCGGGCGGCCCCCCGTga